The following coding sequences lie in one Equus asinus isolate D_3611 breed Donkey chromosome 1, EquAss-T2T_v2, whole genome shotgun sequence genomic window:
- the VWC2 gene encoding brorin isoform X2, with product MPSSTAMAVGALSSSLLVTCCLMVALCSPSIPLEKLAQAPEQPGQEKREHASRDGPGRVNELGRPARDEGGSGRDWKTKGGRGLAGREAWSKQKQAWTAQGTGAKAGDLQVRPRGDTPQEEPPAAAAQDATSPDLAPTPEPPEEYVYPDYRGKGCVDESGFVYAIGEKFAPGPSACPCLCTEEGPLCAQPECPRLHPRCIHVDTSQCCPQCKERKNYCEFRGKTYQTLEEFVVSPCERCRCEASGEVLCTVSACPQTECVDPVYEPDQCCPICKNGC from the exons ATGCCCAGCTCCACTGCGATGGCAGTTGGCGCGCTGTCCAGTTCCCTCCTGGTCACCTGCTGCCTGATGGTGGCTCTGTGCAGTCCGAGCATCCCGCTGGAGAAACTGGCCCAGGCGCCGGAGCAGCCAGGTCAGGAGAAGCGCGAGCACGCGTCTCGGGACGGCCCGGGGCGGGTGAACGAGCTCGGGCGTCCTGCGAGGGACGAGGGTGGCAGCGGCCGGGACTGGAAGACCAAGGGCGGCCGCGGGCTCGCCGGCCGGGAGGCGTGGAGCAAGCAGAAGCAGGCCTGGACCGCCCAGGGCACGGGCGCCAAGGCTGGGGACCTGCAGGTCCGGCCTCGTGGGGATACCCCGCAGGAGGAGCCCCCGGCCGCCGCTGCCCAGGACGCGACCAGCCCGGACCTCGCGCCCACGCCTGAGCCGCCTGAGGAGTACGTGTACCCGGACTACCGCGGCAAGGGCTGCGTGGATGAGAGCGGCTTCGTGTACGCCATCGGGGAGAAGTTCGCGCCGGGCCCCTCGGCCTGCCCGTGCCTGTGCACCGAGGAGGGGCCGCTGTGCGCGCAGCCTGAGTGCCCGCGGCTGCACCCGCGCTGCATCCACGTTGATACAAGCCAGTGCTGCCCGCAGTGCAAGGAGAGGAAGAACTACTGCGAGTTCCGGGGCAAGACCTACCAGACTCTGGAGGAGTTCGTG GTGTCTCCATGCGAGAGGTGCCGCTGTGAGGCCAGCGGGGAAGTGCTGTGCACAGTGTCTGCATGTCCCCAGACAGAGTGTGTGGACCCCGTGTACGAGCCGGACCAGTGCTGCCCCATCTGCAAAAATG